GATCCGGAGCTTATATCCGCCAGAATCAGTTTCGGGCTTTTTTTGCTTTCCCATAGATAAATAGGCAAAAAACCGTGGTCGGTACCAATATCAGCCACGGTTTGTCCATTTTCTATAAGGTCGGCAATCATCTGTAATCTGTCTGATAGTTTCATCATCTGTTACCTCTATTTGCCTTTTCTTTGATTTAATTTTATTCTAAATAATCCTTAAGCTTTTTACTCCTGGAAGGGTGTCTGAGCTTTCTCAGCGCTTTTGCTTCAATTTGTCTGATTCGTTCTCTTGTTACATCAAATCGTTTTCCTACTTCCTCAAGGGTCCTTGCTCTGCCATCCTCCAGCCCGAATCGCAGCTTTAAGACCTTCTGCTCTCTTTCGGTCAAGGTATCCAGTACTTCCACCAGTTGTTCTTTCAGCATGGAAAAAGCCGCAGCCTCAGCAGGCGCAGGAACATCTTCGTCCGGAATGAAATCTCCCAGATGACTGTCCTCTTCCTCTCCAATAGGCGTTTCAAGGGAAACCGGCTCCTGAGCGATCTTCAAGATCTCCCGAACCTTTTCCTCGGAAATATCCATTTCTTTGGCGATTTCCTCCGGAGAAGGCTCTCTGCCATATTCCTGAAGCAGCTGCCTGGATATACGGATCAACTTATTGATTGTCTCCACCATGTGAACCGGTATACGGATTGTCCTTGCCTGATCGGCAATGGATCTGGTAATGGCCTGTCTGATCCACCATGTGGCATAGGTACTGAATTTATATCCTTTTCTCCAGTCAAATTTATCTACTGCTTTGATCAGACCCAGATTTCCCTCCTGAATCAGATCCAGAAACAGCATACCCCTTCCCACGTAACGTTTTGCGATGCTTACAACAAGCCTTAGATTTGCTTCGCAGAGCCTTTTCTTGGCTTCCTCATCGCCCATTTCCATTCTCTTGGCAAGCTCTATTTCTTCATCCGCTGAAAGCAGAGGTACTTTTCCGATTTCTTTCAGGTACATTCTTACGGGGTCATCTACCGCAATGCCCTTGGGCAGCGTCGCTTCTAAATCGATTTCATTGGAATCATCAGACGTTGAAATGATATCCACATCCACATCATCATTTTCATCCTGTTCTATAGAAAGAAGTTCAAAGTCATCCGGATCCACCTCCGATACAATTTCTATTCCCATAGCGGTCAGTGAATCATAAATTTCATCCATCTGATCCTTATTTAAGTCTACACCTTCCAAATAATCAGCTACTTCTCTAAAGGATATGGATCCTTTAGCTTTTGCTTTCTCCGCGAGATCCTGAACATAGTCCCTTTTTTCCATAGCGTTTCCTTCCTCAAAGCTCATTTATTTACCCCTTTCCATTTTCTTTCTCTGCAAATCCATTAGTTCTTCTGTTAATATTTTTATAGTCTCTCGATTTTCTTCTTCATCTGCCATAGAAAGTCTCATCAATAATGAGTTTTCTTTTTCCTTTAAATTTTCTACTTCAATTTTATTTAAACATTCCTGCAGCACCTGTTCTTCCTTATCTGCAAACTGTACGTTATCCATAATATCCGTCAGTATATGCACTTCTTCCGGTTCCAAAGCATCCTGCAGCTTCATAATATCAAGTTCTTTTCCCTCTTTGTAAAGTAAAGCAGCTGCGGAGAAAATCTTTTCTCCATAGCTCGATTTAAAAGCATCTTCATATTGTGAAATCATTTTAAAGTATTCATAATCGGTAATCATCAGCTTAATAAGATTCTTCTCCACCAATAACATGGGAGAAGAAATCGATTTATCCTGCTTCTCGTCTTCATAATGATGCGTTACAAACTCTTCCTGTGTATTATTGCCATTAATTTCTAGTCTTATTGCATTTTCTGATATTTTAATTTCATTCGCCAGCTTTTTTATGTAAACATCTGCTTCTATCGGGCTTAAATTCCTAAAAATCACTGCCGCTTCCTTTAAAAAGTCGATGCTCTCTTCATAGGAATCCAAATTATATTTTCTCCGAAGTACGGAAATTTTATAATCTACAAAATTCAGAGAATTATCCACAAGCTTTTTAAACGCGTCTCGTCCGTGCTTTTTTACAAATTCATCCGGATCCTTGCCGTCTGATACATGTAATACTCTTGGTCTGCAATCCTCTTTGAACAGGATATCTATCCCTCTGAGAGCTGCTGCCTGACCGGCGCTATCCGAATCGTAGGATAAGACAATATTTTTTGTATACCGCCTGAGAACTTTGGCTTGATTTTCTGTCAAAGCAGTCCCCAGAGAGGCTCCCACATTTCGAATTCCGCTTTGGTATAAGGAGATAACATCCATATAACCTTCCACTAAAATCGCACAGTTCTCTTTACTTATATCCTGTCTGCTGAGATTTAAACCATATAAATTATTTTTTTTCATGAATACGGGACTTTCCGGTGAATTTAGATACTTTGGCATGGAATCGTCTATAGCTCTTCCACCAAATCCGATCACCTTCCCTCTGGTATTAATGATGGGAAACATCACCCTGTTTCTAAATTTATCATAGAACCTGCCCTTTGATTCCGAAATCAATCCGAGTTCTTTCAACACTTTAACATCGACATTCTTTGACATAAAATATCGATACAGGCTGTCCCATTCCCCGTCTGCATACCCTATGCCAAACTTTTTCAGCGTGACAGGCTGAATTCCTCTTTTCAGCATATAAGTCAGCCCGGGATTTGCTTTCTGGCAGAAGGATTTCAGGTAATAGGTCGCAGCCTCCCTGTTTATCTGGTAATAAAGCTCTTTTCTGCTGTCCTCCCTGTGATTATTTGTATACTCCACCCCATACTCTTTGGCAAGCTTTTCCACTGCACCGGGAAAATCCAAATTGTAATATTTTTTTACAAATTCAAAAACATCCCCGGTAGCACCGCATCCAAAGCAGGTAAAAATCTGTTTTGTTTCAGAAACAACAAAAGAAGGCGTCTTTTCATTGTGAAACGGACAAATTCCTTTAAAATTGCTTCCCATTCGTTTCAGAGAGACAACTTGTCCGATGACATCAACGATGTTACACCTACTTTTTATTTCTTCTGTTACATTATCATTAAAAGATCCACTCAAATTTATCACCGCTTATTGAACTGAAAATTTCCGTATGAACTGTCCCCCACAGCCACGTAAAGCTATGAGCGAGATTTTAAATAGTATACATTCTTATATACGACATATTTAAGCAAATCCTTTTTTATTTTTTAATTTTCTTGCTATTTTTTTGATTTATCCTTTATTTCCATCCCTTGGGAATGAAGATTTCATTGTACAGATTCAATGCATATCGGTCGGTCATCCCCGCGATATGGTCCTTCACGATCTCTGCAATTCCATATTCTTCAATAAGCTCCTGTCTTTCCTTTGGAAGATATTCAGGATGATCCAGATAATAGTCATATAAAGAATTGATGATGATTTCCACCCGGTGCAGATCTTCATGCCGTTTGACTTTCTCGTTGTGATATACATTCTCGAACATATATTCTCTCAGCTTATCCATATATTTTTGACATCTGCTGCTCATAGTAATCTGATCCTGCTCATCGCTATGAACGATCAAGTCCATGACCAGGGTGTTGATTCGCTCACTGTGGGTATTTCCCAAAGCATCCAGACAATCCCCTGGCAAGTCACCAAGCTGAATGACGCCGCTTCTTAGGGCGTCATCAATATCGTGATTAATATAAGCAATCCGGTCACTGAATTTCACAATTTGACCTTCCAGAGTAAACGGTCTGACCGGACCTGTATGATTGACAATGCCGTCCTTTACCTCTGCCGTCAGGTTCATTCCAAACTTCCCCTTACTGCCTTCAAGGACTTCCACCACTCTCAGGCTCTGAACATTATGCTTAAAACCGCCCGGATGTATGTTGTTTAAGATGGTCTCTCCGCTATGCCCGAAAGGAGTATGTCCCAGATCATGGCCCAGCGCGATGGCTTCGGTCAAATCTTCATTTAAAGATAATCCTCTGGCAATGGTTCTGGCAATTTGAGAAACCTCTATGGTATGCGTCAGCCTGGTTCTGAAATGATCTCCCTCAGGAGCCAGAAAGACCTGCGTTTTATGCATCAGCCTTCTGAAAGACTTAGAATGAATGATTCGATCTCTATCCCGCTGAAATTCCGTCCGTACCTGACATTTTTCTTCCGGCATTGCCCTGCCCTTCGATTCTGCTGACTTCGCAGCAAAGGAGGATAAGTTCACATATTCCTTTTTTTCTAAATCTTCTCTTGTAACCATGTTTACACCTTCTCATTTAAACAACGCTTCATTATTTCCTTACAAAAACATAATCAATCTGCCTATGATAAAAGCCGCTATTCCGCCTAAGCACATTGTTATAGGCAACGTGATGACCCACGCTGTCACAATGCTTTCGGCGATAGCCCACTTCACTGCGGAAAGTCTTTTCACACTGCCTGCTCCCATAATCGCAGTCGTAATAACATGCGTAGTGCTCACAGGAGCGCCGAAGAACGACATGGACTCAATTACTAAAGCAGCCCCTGTCTGTGCGGCAAATCCGCTGGCCGGCTGCAGCTTTGTAACGCCGCCTCCCATGGTCTTCATGATTTTCCATCCACCGATGGAGGTACCGGTTGCCATAGTGACTGCACACGCTACTTTGATCCACAGCGGAATACCGCTGCCGCTCTCTAAAACGCCTCCCGTTATCAAAGCGAGGGTCATGATGCCCATAGTCTTCTGCGCATCGTTATTTCCGTGGGAATACGCAATAAGCGCGGCAGAGAAAATTTGCAGCTTTAAAAATAATTTATTGACTTTTCCCTGAGACCAGCCCGCAAAAGCGATAAAAATCAGCTTCATAAAAAAGAAGCCGCAGATAAAACCGATAATCGGTGAAGTGAACAGGGGAATCACTACTTTTTCCAAAACACCGGACCAGACAATATGTTCAAAGGACCATGTATAAACAATCGTTGCCCCAATCAATCCGCCGATCAATGCATGGGAGGAACTGCTGGGGATTCCCTTCCACCAGGTAATGAGATTCCAGATAATAGCTGCTATTAAAGCAGACAGAATAACATACTGCTTCAGCTGAATGTCCACTAATCCCGTAGATATGGTCATGGCGACCTTTTCACTGACCAATGCACCGCAGAAATTCATAATTGCTGCCAGCAGGATCGCCTGTTTGGCCGTCAGAGCTCTTGTATATACAGAAGTTGCAATCGCATTCGCCGTATCATGAAATCCATTTATAAATTCAAACAACAGGGAGACGACGATTACTAATATCAGTATCGTACTAAACATATTTCATTACCACGCCTTCCAGAATATTTGCTACATTTTCGCAGGAGTCCAGACTGGCCTCCAGCTCTTCAAACAGATGCTTCCACTTGATCAGTTCAATGGGATCCTTTTCTTCTCTGAACAGCTTGGACAACGCTTTTCTATAAATGACATCCCCTTCGTTTTCTATTCGGTTGACTTCAATGATCTGATCTCTTACAATTTGGTTTTTCTTCATTTCAGAAAGATGTTTGAATAGAACATGCAGCTCCCGAATGCTCTGCATAATCAAATCTGCCATGGATACGGCTTCCGGCTTCACGGCATGTACATTAAAAACTAAAAATCGATTGGCAACCTCCTCCAATGAATCTACGATGTCATCCATTTCTCTCGTAACGGAATAAATATCCTCTCGGTCAAAAGGAGTAACAAATGAACCAT
This region of Aminipila luticellarii genomic DNA includes:
- the rpoD gene encoding RNA polymerase sigma factor RpoD, whose amino-acid sequence is MSFEEGNAMEKRDYVQDLAEKAKAKGSISFREVADYLEGVDLNKDQMDEIYDSLTAMGIEIVSEVDPDDFELLSIEQDENDDVDVDIISTSDDSNEIDLEATLPKGIAVDDPVRMYLKEIGKVPLLSADEEIELAKRMEMGDEEAKKRLCEANLRLVVSIAKRYVGRGMLFLDLIQEGNLGLIKAVDKFDWRKGYKFSTYATWWIRQAITRSIADQARTIRIPVHMVETINKLIRISRQLLQEYGREPSPEEIAKEMDISEEKVREILKIAQEPVSLETPIGEEEDSHLGDFIPDEDVPAPAEAAAFSMLKEQLVEVLDTLTEREQKVLKLRFGLEDGRARTLEEVGKRFDVTRERIRQIEAKALRKLRHPSRSKKLKDYLE
- the dnaG gene encoding DNA primase, whose amino-acid sequence is MSGSFNDNVTEEIKSRCNIVDVIGQVVSLKRMGSNFKGICPFHNEKTPSFVVSETKQIFTCFGCGATGDVFEFVKKYYNLDFPGAVEKLAKEYGVEYTNNHREDSRKELYYQINREAATYYLKSFCQKANPGLTYMLKRGIQPVTLKKFGIGYADGEWDSLYRYFMSKNVDVKVLKELGLISESKGRFYDKFRNRVMFPIINTRGKVIGFGGRAIDDSMPKYLNSPESPVFMKKNNLYGLNLSRQDISKENCAILVEGYMDVISLYQSGIRNVGASLGTALTENQAKVLRRYTKNIVLSYDSDSAGQAAALRGIDILFKEDCRPRVLHVSDGKDPDEFVKKHGRDAFKKLVDNSLNFVDYKISVLRRKYNLDSYEESIDFLKEAAVIFRNLSPIEADVYIKKLANEIKISENAIRLEINGNNTQEEFVTHHYEDEKQDKSISSPMLLVEKNLIKLMITDYEYFKMISQYEDAFKSSYGEKIFSAAALLYKEGKELDIMKLQDALEPEEVHILTDIMDNVQFADKEEQVLQECLNKIEVENLKEKENSLLMRLSMADEEENRETIKILTEELMDLQRKKMERGK
- a CDS encoding deoxyguanosinetriphosphate triphosphohydrolase — its product is MVTREDLEKKEYVNLSSFAAKSAESKGRAMPEEKCQVRTEFQRDRDRIIHSKSFRRLMHKTQVFLAPEGDHFRTRLTHTIEVSQIARTIARGLSLNEDLTEAIALGHDLGHTPFGHSGETILNNIHPGGFKHNVQSLRVVEVLEGSKGKFGMNLTAEVKDGIVNHTGPVRPFTLEGQIVKFSDRIAYINHDIDDALRSGVIQLGDLPGDCLDALGNTHSERINTLVMDLIVHSDEQDQITMSSRCQKYMDKLREYMFENVYHNEKVKRHEDLHRVEIIINSLYDYYLDHPEYLPKERQELIEEYGIAEIVKDHIAGMTDRYALNLYNEIFIPKGWK
- a CDS encoding inorganic phosphate transporter; protein product: MFSTILILVIVVSLLFEFINGFHDTANAIATSVYTRALTAKQAILLAAIMNFCGALVSEKVAMTISTGLVDIQLKQYVILSALIAAIIWNLITWWKGIPSSSSHALIGGLIGATIVYTWSFEHIVWSGVLEKVVIPLFTSPIIGFICGFFFMKLIFIAFAGWSQGKVNKLFLKLQIFSAALIAYSHGNNDAQKTMGIMTLALITGGVLESGSGIPLWIKVACAVTMATGTSIGGWKIMKTMGGGVTKLQPASGFAAQTGAALVIESMSFFGAPVSTTHVITTAIMGAGSVKRLSAVKWAIAESIVTAWVITLPITMCLGGIAAFIIGRLIMFL
- a CDS encoding DUF47 domain-containing protein is translated as MLSAKKKEDIFYSLFIEYADKIVKAGEAFVDLVKNYEEVEDKVAAIKVLETECDMEAHKILKALNGSFVTPFDREDIYSVTREMDDIVDSLEEVANRFLVFNVHAVKPEAVSMADLIMQSIRELHVLFKHLSEMKKNQIVRDQIIEVNRIENEGDVIYRKALSKLFREEKDPIELIKWKHLFEELEASLDSCENVANILEGVVMKYV